The Pseudomonas sp. LFM046 region CAGGGCGAACTGCACCAGGTCGCGGGTCTTGGGGTTGTGCGGCAGCTCCAGCGACAGGCCGAAGCGCTCGCGCATGCGCCGCCCCACCCAGAGCAGCGCCGACGCGAGGCACGCCCAGAGCAGGATGACGATGGAGAAATCGAAGACGATGGCCGGCAGCTCGCGCCAGTCCGGCATGCGCTCCTCCAGCTCGGCATGGGCCAGCTCGAACTGCCTGCCCCACAACCGAAGCGGGCTGTTCTCGCCCTGGAAGCGCCTTTCCAGGCCGCCAAGGGTGTCGCCGATCAGGGCCAGCACGCCCGCATCTTCTTCCTTGCCCTTGCGGGTGACGTCACGCATCTGTTTCAGCTTCGTCAGCAGGTCGGCACGCTGCTTGTCGTTCTCCAGGGTCTGGATCACCTGGTTCAGCGATTGTTCGAGCTGGGCATCGCTGACCTTTTCTCCGTTCGCGGAATTCATCGCCAGCGGATTGGGCAGTGCCGCCTGGCTCTGCGGCACGCAGAAAAGGCCGAGGAGCAAACAGAGCAGCAGTGGCAGGAGCGAGCGAAAGGACGGTATGGGCACGAGAAAGGCATCCCCCAGAAGCAGAACGAAGGACCGCATCATACAAAGGCTGCTGTGCGGCATGCGGCGGCAACAGGGACAACGGGGCTCGCCAGCAGTTCGCCAGCGTCCCCGGGACAGGAACCGGCTGCGGCCCTTTTCAGAGATTTCCTAACGTGTGCCAGCGCACAACGGCCATGCAAGGCCTGTCGCACAATGCCCGACTTGCCAGCACGCCAACTGGGTGCAAGGCTTGGCATAGGTTTTTGGAGACCGCCCCCATGCGCCTCATCGTCATCGGCCTGCTGCTGGCCACCGCACTGCCAGCTGCCGCCCAGATCTACAAATACACCGACGCCAACGGCAACACGGTATTCACCAATCAGCCCCCGGACGGCACCGCCGCCGAACAGGTGGAGCTGCCGCCGACCAATGCCGTGCAGGCGCAGCCGCCCACCGCCCCGGTCGACGACAACGCAGCGGTCGAGAACCAGGATGCCTACCAGGTGGTGGAGCTGACCAATATCCCCGACGAGGAAGCCCTGCGCGCCAACAATGGCACCTTCACCGTCGGCGTCCATCTGGAGCCACGCCTGAGGCCTGGGCATAGTCTGCGCCTGCGCCTGGACGGCGAGCCCTACGGCCAGGCCGCCAATGTGCCGAGCCTGCAGCTGGTGAACATCGACCGGGGCGAACACAGCCTGTTGGTGGATGTGCTCTCAGGCACTAAAGTGGTGCAGAGCAGCGCCCCCGTGAGTTTCACCATTCAGCGAGTCAACACCAGCAGCCCGGCGCTGCGCCCCCCACCCGCCCCGACGCCCCGCCCCAGCAACTGACCGATGACCCGATTCCTGCTTCTCGCCCTCCTCCTCCTTGGCCAGCCCGTGCTGGCCGAGGTCTATACGTACATCGACGACGAGGGTAACCGCGTCTTCACCGACCGCCCCAAGGCGGGCAATGCCAAGCGCCTGGAGATGGCGCCGTCCAATGGCATGGGCGCGCCGGCCCCGATCCAGCCACCGCCGCTCTATGCCAAGCCCATTCCGCGCGAGCAGGGCTACCAGGTGCTGCGTATCCTGGTGCCGGAGCCCGACGCCACCATTCGCGATATGGAGGGCAACCTGATCGTCAGCGCCGTCAGCGAGCCGGGCCTGCGCGCCGGCCACAGCTACCGCCTGCTGCTGGATGGCAACGCGGTGGGCGAGCCGGGCCGCAGCCCGGTGTTCCCCTTGCAGAACCTGGATCGCGGCACCCACCAGTTGGCGGTGGAGATCATCGACCTGCAGGGCCGCATGGTGGAACGCACCCCCAGCCAGCCGGTGCACATCATGCGCACCTCGCTGGCACAGAAGCGCCAGGCCCGCCCCTGCAAGAAGGACGACTACGGCGTGCGCCCGGAATGCCCGCTGAAGGACAAGCCGAAGGAAGAAAAAGACATCCCCTTCGTGCCGTTCATCTGACTCCCGCCCCACGGCAAGACAACAGCCCACCACCAGTCCGCTGGTGGGCTGAAGCCCACCCTACGGGCTCATTCGCACCATTTCGGTGCAATGCCCTGCACCGATTTCTATACTCTCCCCATTTTGGTTCGCCACGAACCGGACGATCTGCTCTGAAAGGCGGCCCCGGCCAGCAGAAACCCTGTTTTCCCGCGTCTTTTCAGGGCTTTGGTTTGCTTCTTGCATTTTCCTGTCATCGCCACGAGCGCCGAAGCCATGACCATAAACGACGCACTGCACCGACTGTTGCTCGACAACCTGACCACTGCGGTGATCCTGCTCAACGCCGACCTGCGCCTTGAGTACATGAACCCGGCGGCGGAGATGCTCCTGGCCGTCAGTGGCCAGCGCAGCCATGGCCAGTTCATCAGCGAGCTGTTCACCGAGTCCCCCGAGGCCCTGGCGTCCCTGCGCCAGGCCGTGGAACAGGCGCACCCCTTCACCAAGCGCGAGGCCATGCTGACCTCCCTGTCGGGGCAGGCGATCACCGTGGACTACGCGGTGACCCCCATCCTCAACCGGGGCGAGACCCTGCTGTTGCTGGAAGTGCACCCCCGTGACCGCCTGCTGCGGATCACCAAGGAAGAGGCGCAACTGTCCAAGCAGGAAACCACCAAGCTGCTGGTTCGCGGCCTGGCCCATGAGATCAAGAACCCCCTTGGCGGCATCCGTGGGGCCGCCCAGTTGCTCTCCCGCGAACTGCCGGACGAGTCGCTGAAGGACTACACCAACGTCATCATCGAAGAGGCCGATCGCCTGCGGAACCTGGTGGACCGCATGCTCGGCTCGAACAAGCTGCCGTCGCTGGCGATGACCAACATCCACGAGGTGCTGGAGCGCGTCTGCAGCCTGGTGGATGCCGAGAGCCAGGGTGGCATCAATTTGGTGCGCGACTACGATCCGAGCATCCCCGACCTGCTCATCGACAAGGAGCAGCTGATCCAGGCGGTGCTCAATATCGTGCGCAACGCCATGCAGGCCATCTCCGGCCAGAACGAGCTGCGCCTCGGCCGCATTACGCTGCGCACCCGCACCCTGCGCCAGTTCACCATCGGCCACACGCGCCACCGCCTGGTGACCAAGGTGGAAATCATCGACAACGGCCCGGGCATCCCGGCCGAGCTCCAGGAAACCATCTTCTACCCCATGGTCAGCGGTCGTCCGGACGGTACCGGACTGGGGCTGGCCATCGCCCAGAACATCATCAGTCAGCACCAGGGCCTGATCGAGTGTGAAAGCCATCCCGGGCACACCGTCTTCTCGATCTTCCTGCCGCTGGAACAAGGAGCCTCTTCGTCATGAGCCGTACTGAAACCGTCTGGATCGTCGACGACGACCGTTCCATCCGCTGGGTCCTGGAAAAGGCCCTGCAACAGGAAGGCATGACCACCCAGAGCTTCGAGAGTGCCGACAACCTGCTCGGGCGCCTGACCCGACAGCAGCCGGACGTGATCATCTCGGACATCCGCATGCCCGGCGTCAGTGGCCTGGACCTGCTGGCGCGGATCCGCGAGATGCACCCGCGCCTGCCGGTGATCATCATGACCGCCCACTCCGACCTGGACAGCGCCGTGGCGTCCTACCAGGGCGGGGCCTTCGAATACCTGCCCAAGCCCTTCGACGTGGACGAGGCCGTTTCCCTGGTCAAGCGCGCCTTCCAGCACGCCCAGGAACAGCAGGGCCTGGAAGCCCCGGCCAGCCAGACGCGCACCCCGGAGATCATCGGCGAAGCACCGGCCATGCAGGAGGTTTTCCGCGCCATCGGCCGCCTCAGCCACTCCAACATCACGGTGCTGATCAACGGTGAATCCGGTACCGGCAAGGAACTGGTCGCCCACGCCCTGCACCGCCACAGCCCGCGCGCGGCGTCGCCCTTCATCGCCCTGAACATGGCGGCGATCCCCAAGGACCTGATGGAGTCCGAGCTGTTCGGCCATGAGAAAGGCGCCTTCACCGGCGCCGCCAACCAGCGACGCGGCCGCTTCGAGCAGGCCGATGGCGGCACGCTGTTCCTCGACGAAATCGGCGACATGCCGGCGGACACCCAGACCCGCCTGCTGCGGGTACTGGCCGATGGGGAGTTCTACCGCGTGGGTGGTCACACCCCGGTGAAAGTGGACGTGCGCATTATCGCCGCCACCCACCAGAACCTGGAAAACCTGGTGCAGGCCGGCAAGTTCCGCGAGGACCTGTTCCACCGCCTCAACGTCATTCGCATTCACATTCCGCGCCTGGCCGACCGTCGCGAAGACATCCCGGCGCTCGCCCGGCACTTCCTCGCCCGCGCCGCCCAGGAACTGGCGGTGGAGCCCAAGCTGCTGAAGAACGAGTCCGAGGACTACCTGAAGCACCTGCCCTGGCCGGGCAACGTGCGCCAGCTGGAGAACACCTGCCGCTGGATCACGGTGATGGCTTCCGGCCGCGAGGTGCATGTCGACGACCTGCCGCCGGAACTGCTCACCCAGCCCCAGGACGCCACCCCGGTGACCAACTGGGAACAGGCCCTGCGCCAGTGGGCCGACCAGTCCCTCGCGCGCGGCCAGTCCGGCCTGCTGGACAGCGCCGTGCCGGCCTTCGAGCGCATCATGATCGAGACCGCCCTCAAGCACACCGCCGGCCGCCGCCGGGACGCCGCCGTGCTCCTGGGCTGGGGCCGCAACACCCTCACCCGCAAGATCAAGGAACTGGGTATGAAGGTGGCCGGCGACGACGACGATAACGACGAAGGCTGATTCCAACCCAGGCGGGGCGCGCTGGAGCGCCCCGCCACTCCCCCTCTGGACCGGCTCTTCTGCCTCCCGCCTGCTGTCAGCACTGCATCCCCCCCAATCCCGACCTCGCCCTTACCCCGCTGCGGAGGGTGTCTGGGCTGCACCGTGGGCAACTTCTCCAACGGGGAAATCGGACCCTCACTGGTGCCTGAGCAGCCGAGCTGCCTCAAAAAAGTGCCCCACACAGCAGCCTGATCAGCCCTCGATGCCTAACGCAGCGTCCCCCTGCGGGCTGAGCCACATTCGCCAACACCAGTAATCACGGGGCTTTCAGGCATATGGGCAAAGCAATTGAAGGTTTTTTTCAAAAGCTGGCACAACCCCTGCAATAACTCAGACAACAGCAGTTTCGGGGGCCCTGGTACAGGCAGGCCAGGGAATCCCCGCTCTTACGACAGGCGAGCTGACGACCTTCAGCCGCCATGGCCCGCAAAGGCCACATGCAGGACAGCGTCGCCCGGAGGCGACCAGGTTTCAGGGGGCCTTGGTACAGGCAGGCCGGGGAATCCCCTCTTTTATCCACAGGCGCGCTGGCTTCCAGCCGCCGGGGCTCCGCAGGTGCCCAACGCAATCCAGCGTCGCCGACCGCAGACGGCGACCACGCTTCAGGGGGCCTTGGTACAGGCAGGCCGGGGACTCCCCTCTTTTATTCGACGTGCAGGCTGACCTGCAGCCGCCAGTGCCCGCCCTCGGCGCCACCGTGCCACTCCCCGCGCAACGGCCGCGTCGCCACAAAGCGCAGCAGCACGCCCTCCGTCGCGCGTTGCACCCGCCAACTCACCGGCGCAGCGCCCAGGTTCAGCCGCCCCCGGGCCGCCCGGCCGTCCGCACCGAGTACCAGCGCATAGGCGCCCTCCAGTTCCTCGGCACGCACCTCCGGTTCATGGTCGAACCAGAGCACCAGGCCATCCTGGCGAACTTCGATGCGTTGCAACTGCACGAGTTCTGGCTCGGTCAGGCGGCCGATCATCATCCCCACCATCAACCCGAACAGGGCCAGGGAGAACAAAAAGCGCGGCCACAGATTCGGCCGCGGATCGTCATCGGGAGTAGAATGCCGCCCGTCTTCGGGCTCGGGGCCACCCATGTTTCACGTCATCCTGTTTCAACCGGAAATTCCGCCGAATACCGGCAACATTATCAGGCTGTGCGCCAATTCTGGCTGCCACCTGCACCTGATCGAACCCCTGGGATTCGAGCTGGACGACAAGCGTCTGCGCCGCGCCGGCCTGGACTACCACGAGTACGCCACGCTCAAGCGCTACGCCGACCTGGAGAGCTGCCTGGAAGCCCTTGGCCAGCCGCGTGTTTTCGCCTTTACCACCAAGGGCACGAAGCTGTTCCACGAAGTGGCCTTCGAGAAGGGTGATGCCTTCCTCTTCGGCCCGGAAAGCCGCGGCCTGCCCCAGGAAGTCCGGGAAAGCCTGCCGCCCGAGCAGCGCCTGCGCCTGCCCATGCGCCCCAACTGCCGCAGCCTGAACCTCTCCAATACCGTTGCCGTGGCGGTGTACGAGGCCTGGCGGCAGCATGATTTCAGTCTGGATTGAGCGTGGCAGCGCCTCTGCTGGGCGCATCTTCCTGTAGCGGCGAATTCATTCGCCAAGGGTCGCGAAGCGGCCCCCGGGTACCTTCAGGGGCAGACCTTCGGCCTGCTTGGCGAATGAATTCGCCCCTACAAGTTTTTCGCCCAACCCCGACCAACAATCTCCCGGACAAAGAAAAAGCGCCCCGAAGGGCGCTTTTTTTCATGGGGCCGGAACAATCAGGCCTGGGCTTCGCCAGCGGCCTGCAGGCGCGCCAGTTCCTGCGCGTACAGGGCGTCGAAGTTCACCGGGGACAGCATCAGCGCCGGGAAGGAACCACGGACAACCAGGCTGTCCAGGGTTTCACGGGCGTAGGGGAACAGGATGTTCGGGCAGAAGGCACCCAGGGTGTGGCTCATGGAAGCCGCGTCCAGGCCCTTGATCAGGAAGATACCGGCCTGCTGCACTTCGGCGATGAAGGCAGTTTCTTCGCCGTTTTTCACGGTCACGGACAGGGTCAGAACCACTTCGTGGAAGTCGCCGTCCAGCTGCTTCTGACGGGTGTTCAGGTCCAGGGAAACACTCGGCGACCACTCCTGACGGAAGATCTCAGGGCTTTTCGGCGCTTCGAAGGACAGGTCGCGCACGTAGATACGCTGCAGGGAGAACTGAGGGTTC contains the following coding sequences:
- a CDS encoding DUF4124 domain-containing protein produces the protein MTRFLLLALLLLGQPVLAEVYTYIDDEGNRVFTDRPKAGNAKRLEMAPSNGMGAPAPIQPPPLYAKPIPREQGYQVLRILVPEPDATIRDMEGNLIVSAVSEPGLRAGHSYRLLLDGNAVGEPGRSPVFPLQNLDRGTHQLAVEIIDLQGRMVERTPSQPVHIMRTSLAQKRQARPCKKDDYGVRPECPLKDKPKEEKDIPFVPFI
- a CDS encoding DUF4124 domain-containing protein is translated as MRLIVIGLLLATALPAAAQIYKYTDANGNTVFTNQPPDGTAAEQVELPPTNAVQAQPPTAPVDDNAAVENQDAYQVVELTNIPDEEALRANNGTFTVGVHLEPRLRPGHSLRLRLDGEPYGQAANVPSLQLVNIDRGEHSLLVDVLSGTKVVQSSAPVSFTIQRVNTSSPALRPPPAPTPRPSN
- the secB gene encoding protein-export chaperone SecB; this translates as MTEQASNGANQNPQFSLQRIYVRDLSFEAPKSPEIFRQEWSPSVSLDLNTRQKQLDGDFHEVVLTLSVTVKNGEETAFIAEVQQAGIFLIKGLDAASMSHTLGAFCPNILFPYARETLDSLVVRGSFPALMLSPVNFDALYAQELARLQAAGEAQA
- the trmL gene encoding tRNA (uridine(34)/cytosine(34)/5-carboxymethylaminomethyluridine(34)-2'-O)-methyltransferase TrmL; the protein is MFHVILFQPEIPPNTGNIIRLCANSGCHLHLIEPLGFELDDKRLRRAGLDYHEYATLKRYADLESCLEALGQPRVFAFTTKGTKLFHEVAFEKGDAFLFGPESRGLPQEVRESLPPEQRLRLPMRPNCRSLNLSNTVAVAVYEAWRQHDFSLD
- the ntrC gene encoding nitrogen regulation protein NR(I), whose amino-acid sequence is MSRTETVWIVDDDRSIRWVLEKALQQEGMTTQSFESADNLLGRLTRQQPDVIISDIRMPGVSGLDLLARIREMHPRLPVIIMTAHSDLDSAVASYQGGAFEYLPKPFDVDEAVSLVKRAFQHAQEQQGLEAPASQTRTPEIIGEAPAMQEVFRAIGRLSHSNITVLINGESGTGKELVAHALHRHSPRAASPFIALNMAAIPKDLMESELFGHEKGAFTGAANQRRGRFEQADGGTLFLDEIGDMPADTQTRLLRVLADGEFYRVGGHTPVKVDVRIIAATHQNLENLVQAGKFREDLFHRLNVIRIHIPRLADRREDIPALARHFLARAAQELAVEPKLLKNESEDYLKHLPWPGNVRQLENTCRWITVMASGREVHVDDLPPELLTQPQDATPVTNWEQALRQWADQSLARGQSGLLDSAVPAFERIMIETALKHTAGRRRDAAVLLGWGRNTLTRKIKELGMKVAGDDDDNDEG
- the glnL gene encoding nitrogen regulation protein NR(II), translating into MTINDALHRLLLDNLTTAVILLNADLRLEYMNPAAEMLLAVSGQRSHGQFISELFTESPEALASLRQAVEQAHPFTKREAMLTSLSGQAITVDYAVTPILNRGETLLLLEVHPRDRLLRITKEEAQLSKQETTKLLVRGLAHEIKNPLGGIRGAAQLLSRELPDESLKDYTNVIIEEADRLRNLVDRMLGSNKLPSLAMTNIHEVLERVCSLVDAESQGGINLVRDYDPSIPDLLIDKEQLIQAVLNIVRNAMQAISGQNELRLGRITLRTRTLRQFTIGHTRHRLVTKVEIIDNGPGIPAELQETIFYPMVSGRPDGTGLGLAIAQNIISQHQGLIECESHPGHTVFSIFLPLEQGASSS